The sequence ACGACACCACGCTCGGCCCGGCGACCGGCGGGACGCGTATGTGGACATACGCGTCTGAGATGCACGCGATCGAGGACGCCCTCAGGCTCGCGCGCGGCATGACCTACAAGTACGCCGCGGCAGGCATCAACCTCGGCGGGGGCAAGTGCGTGGTCATTGGGGACCCCCGGGCGGAGCGGAGCGAGATGCTATTCCGCGCTCTGGGGCGGTTCATCAACCGCCTCGGCGGGCTCTACATCACCGGCGAGGACGTGGGGACGACGCTGCGCGAGATGGAGTACATGCGCATGGAGACGCCGTACGTCGTCACACTGCCGGCCTCGTGGGGCGGCGCCGGGCCGATCGGACCGGCCACGGCGTTCGGTGTCGTGCAGGGCATGAAGGCGTGCGCGAACGCCGTCTTCGGCAGCGACTCGCTCGAGGGCCGGTCCGTCACAGTGCAGGGGATCGGCGCGGTCGGCTCGGAGGTGATTCCGCTGCTAGCGCAGGCCGGTGCGCACGTCACCATCGCCGACATCGACGCGGACAGGGTGAGCGCGCTCGCTGCCCGGTACCATGTCGAGGTGGCAACTCCCGAGGCCATCGCCGGGCTCCAGGCCGACGTCTTCTGCCCGTGCGCGCTCGGGGGCATCCTGAACGCCAAGACGATCCCGCAGCTCCGCGTGCGGATCGTCTGCGGCTCGGCGAACAATCAGCTCGGGGACGAGGAGGACGGGCGCCGCCTCGAGGACCGGGGGATCATGTACGCGCCCGACTATATCGTCAACGCGGGAGGCACGATCTTCGACACCGACCGCCTGAACCCGGGCGGGTTCAACCGTGAGCGCGCGATGGGCAACGTCGCGCGCATCTACGAGACGATGTCCGCGCTGATCGGCATCGCGCGCAAGGAGCGAATCCCGACGGCGCAGGCCGCGGACGTGTTCGCGGAGCGGCGGATCGAGGCCGTACGCAAGGCCAAGCTGCTTGCCCACGAGGGTGAGCGGCGCATGTAGGCGCCGGGCGGAGCGATCGCCGCCGACGGCGGCCGAGACCGCGTGCGCGGGCCGCGAGCGTCGGAATAGACGCCCGGCGCCTTCCGTCTAGTCTTCGCCGAACAGTCCCAGCGCGCGCGCCACGCGCTCCGGTGTGATCGGCAGCTCCGCGATCCGGACGCCGATCGCATCTTCGATCGCGTTCGCGACGGCCGCGGCCGGCGGGCCGATCGGCGGTTCTCCGATGCCTCGCGCGCCGAACGGGCCCTTGCCGTCCCCCGACTCGACGAGCAGCGGCTCGATGTCGGGCACGTCGAGCGAGGTCGGAATCAGGTACGCGGCGAAGCTGGTCGACAGGTTGACGCCGCGCTCGACGACGATCTCCTCCATGACCCCGTACCCCAGTCCCATCACCGCGCCGCCCTCGATCTGTCCCTCCACGCTCTGCGGGTTGATCGCCGTGCCGACGTCGTGGCAGGCGACGTGCCGCAGCACGGTCACGGCGCCCGTCTCGGCGTCCACCTCCACCTCCACGGCGTGCGCCCCAAACGTGTAGTCGGGAAACACGCGCCCTCCGCCGCGTTCAAGGTCTACGGGATCGCCGGCTGGAGCGTGGTAGCTGCCGAGGTAGCTCCGGGGCACGCCGAGGCGGGCGCATTCCTTCATGACGTCGGCAAGCGTGACGCGCCGGCCGGACGCAGCGACGGCGCCGTTCTCCCGCAGCGCCACCCGGTCGACGGGCGTCTCGAGCATCTGGGCGGCGACCCGCACGATCTGCGTGCGCAGCTCTGTGGCCGCGGTGAGAACCGCGTTGCCGGACATGTACAGCTGGCGGGTCGCGGTCGTGGTGCCGGCGAGCGGCGTGAGCGCGCTGTCGGCGATGTGTACGGACACCCGGTCCGCGTCCACGCCGAGGACCTCCGCCGCGATCTGGCACAGGGAGGACGCCTGCCCCCCTCCCACGTCCGGAACCCCGGTGCGGACCACCACGCTGCCGTCGGTCTCGACCCCGACCCAGGCGCTCGCCCAGTCGTGCAGCCAGACGATGCGGCCGTAGGGCTGGAGGTTGCACGCGAGTCCCCGGCCGACCCGGTGATGCGGCGTCGAAGGCGAGCGGGCGGGCCCGAGCGCCGTCCACGCGCGCCGCGCGGCCTCGGCCACGCCGACGTGATTGTCGAGCTCCTGGCCGACCGGCAGCCGGTCCCCGCGGCGCAGTGCGTTCGCGGTGCGCACCTCCAGGGGAGACAGACCCAGGCGCCGGGCGACCTGATCGATCTGCGACTCATACCCCAACACCATCTGCATCGCGCCGAAGCCGCGCATCGCGCTCGTCGGCGGGTTGTTCGTGTAGGCGACGCGCGCGTCAACCGCGACCGCGGGAGTCCGGTACGGGCCAGCGGCCGTCACGGTCGCGTACATCAGCACGAGCGCGCTGAGATAGGCGTAGGCGCCCGAGTCCGCCAGCAGCTCGACCTGCTGCGCGACGAGCGTGCCGTCCCGCATCGCGCCGGTACGGTAGTGCAACACGAACGGATGGCGCTTCGGGCGGGCGAGAAGCGACTCCTGGCGCGACCACACCATCCGCACCGGGCGGCCGGTGCGCGAGGCCAGGAGCCCGAGGAACACCTCCACGGTAACGTCTTCTTTGCCGCCGAAACCGCCGCCGACGTACGGGCCGATCACACGCACCTTGTTGTGCGGCAGCCCGAGCACGTCGGCCACGTCGCGGAAGTGCTCGATCACCTGCGTGGACGCGCGGATCACGACCACCCCGTCCGCGTCCACCCACGCGACGCCGGCCTCGGGCTCGAGGTAGGCGTGGTCGACGAGGCCGCATCGATAGGTGTGTTCGACCACGAGATCCGCCCGGGCGAAGGCCGCGGACACGTCCCCCCGCTGCACCTGCCACCGGGCCAGCAGGTTGCCCTCGTCGTGCACGCGCGGGGCGTCCGCGCGAAGCGCGGCCTCCGGGTCGAACACCGCAGGCTGCTCCTCGTACTCGACCCGGAACAGCTCGAGCGCCCTCGCGGCGATCTCACGCGTCTCGGCCGCCACGAGCGCCACCGGTTCCCCCTGGTAGCGGACCCGCTCGTCGGCCAGCACCTGGATGCGCGCGCGCAGCGGGCCGACCGTGGTCGTCTGACCGGGGACGTCCGTCCACAGGGAATTGCGCGGGACGTCGCGGGCCGTGAGCACGGCCGCGACACCCGGCAGCGCGGCAGCGGCCGCCGTGTCGAGCCGCACGATGCGCGCGGACGGATACGGCGAGCGCAGGACCGCGCCGTGCAACATGCCCGGCATCTGCCAGTCCGCGGCGTAGAGCGTGCGGGCGCGGACTTTGTCGCGCGCGTCGTGACGGGGAAGCCGTTGACCGACGACGCGCAGCGCCTCCCGCGTGACGGCGGCGCCGTCAGCCACGCGGGGCCGCCCGCTTGGCGCACGCGGCGATCGCATCAACGATCTTGGTGTACCCGGTGCACCGGCAGAGGTTGCCGGCGATCGCGCGGCGGATCTCGGCGCGGCCGGCCTGCGGATTGTCTCTTAAAAAGGCGTACGCGGTGAGGATCATGCCGGGCGTGCAGAACCCGCACTGCGCGGCGCCGTGTTCGACGAACGCCGCCTGGAGCGGGTGGAGCGCTTCGCCGTCGGACAGCCCGCGCAGGGTCACGATTTCCCGGCCGTCGACGCGGCCGGCGAGCACGAGGCAGCTGCTCACCGGCTCCCCGTCGAGGAGCACCGTGCACGTCCCGCAGACGCCCTCCCCGCACCCCTCCTTGACCTCGACCGCCCCGAGGTCGTCCCGCAGCACGTCGAGCAGCGTGCGGTGCGCGGCGACGCGGTGTTCCCGGCGCTTGCCGTTCAGCGTGAACGCGATCCGGAGCTCGGTCACGGGCCGACGCTCCCCGCGGCGCGGGCCGCCGCCCGGTCCAGCGCCCGCGCGGCGAGCACGCCGGCGAGGTGGCGGCGGTACGCGGCCGACGCGTGCACGTCGCCGTCCGGTTCGATCTCGAGCGGCCGCGCAGCCAGCGCCTTCCGGATCGTATCCCCCGTGGGCGTTTCGCCGGTGAGCGCTTCCTCCACGCGGGTCAACCGCTGTGGGACCGGTCCAACCCCGGCCATCGCGACGCGGGCGCGCGCGACCCGCCCGGCCGCGTCGAGCTCCACGACCGCCGCCGCGGCGGCGATCGCGAAGTCGCCGACGCGACGGCTGAACTCCTCGATCGCGGACCCGGTCCGGGCGCCGGGGACCGGCAGGAGGATCCCGACGACCAGCTCGCCGGGCTGGAGCGCGGTGGTGAGGATCCCCACGAAGAAATCGGCCGCCGCGATCTCCCGCCGTCCGCGCGCGCTTTGCGCGACGACGGTGCCGTCGAGCGCGCGGACGACCGCCGGGAACTCCGCAGCGGGGTCGGCGTGCGCGACGCTGCCGCCGATCGTGCCCAGCGCGCGCACGCGCACGTTGCCGATCAGCGGGGCGGCCTCCTGCAGAAGTGGGCAGGCGCCGAGCGCCCCCTCGCCGCGCTCGATCGCGCCGTGGCGCACGAGCGCGCCGATCTCGAGCATGCCGTTGTCGCGCCGGACCGTGCGCAACTCGCGGAGGCGGTCGAGGTCCACGACGATCGCCGGCCGCGCGAGGCGCAGCGTGAGCATCGGCACGAGACTCTGCCCGCCGGCGAGCGGCTTCGCGTCCTCGCCGCGGGTCGAGAGGAGCTCCAACGCCTCGGTGAGCGTGGCGGGTGCGGCGTACTCAAACGGTACGGCCGGCATCGCTCGAAGCCCCCTCCTCAGACGTCCCAACCGCCGTCGACGATCAGATCGTGCCCCGTGATCTGCCGGCTGTCGTCGGACGCGAGAAACACCACAGCGCGGGCCACGTCGTCATCGGTGGAGAAGCGGCGGAGGGCGGTCTCGTCCACGTACTCTTCGAACACGTCGTCCTTCGTGGCGCCGCGCACGCGGGCTTTCTCGGCGATGATTCCGGTCATGCGTCCGCCCTCCACCACGCCCGGACAGATCGCGTTGACGTTGACGTTGAACGGACCCACCTCGAGCGCGAGCGTGCGGGTCAGCCCCCGCACCGCCCACTTCGACGACGAGTAGGCGGCGCGGTACCGGTACCCGCGCAGGCCGGACGTCCCGGCGATGTTGATGATCTTGCCGGAGCGCTGCGCGATCATCGCCGGCACGACCGCGCGGCAGCACAGGAACACGCCTCTCAGGTTTACGCCCAGCACGTGGTCCCACGCCGCGGGATCGATCTTGTGGAGCGGCGTCTCGATCGGCCCCGTCACCCCCGCAGCGTTGACGAGGATGTCGATGCGCCCGAACTCCTCCTGCGTCCGGAGCGCGAGCGCCGCCACCTGGTCCTCCGCGGTCACGTCCGTGGGCACCACGAGATACCGGCCGCGCTGGTCCCTGGTGCGGAGGTCCGTCACGAGCGCCTCGAGCGCCCCCGCCTCCCGCGCCGCGGCCACGACGTGTGCGCCCTCGCGCGCCAGCGACCCGCAGATCGCGCCTCCCATGCCCTTCGCCGCGCCGGTGACGATCGCAACCCGGTCGCGCAGTTTCACGGCGCGTCCCCCCTCTGAGGGTTCGACATGTAGCCGTTCCACAGGTCGGCCTGCACGAGCTCCGTCGGCCGCTCCGCCGGGGGCCCGAACCCCCCGCCCCCGCAGCTCTCCACGACCACGAGATCGCCGCGCTGGAGGTCGCGGTTGTCCTTGCCCCGCAGCGGACTGTACCGCCCCTCCCGCTCCAAGAGTACGCGAAACGGGGCCCCGTCTCCCCCACCAAAGATTCCCCACGGCGCGACCCGCACCCGCTCGATCATCGTGGCGAGCTCCGCGTGCGGGCCGAGGAGCCGGTAGGCGCGCCGCAGGCCCAGCCCGCCGCGGTGGCGCCCGCCCCCGGCGCTGTCCGGGATCAGCTCGCACCGCTCGACGCGCAGCGGATACTCGCTCTCGATCACCTCGACCGGCGTGTTCATGACGTTGCTCATATGCACGCGCACCGCGTTCGTGCCGTCGCGGCCCGCACTCCCACCCTCGCCGCCGCCGTGCACCTCGTACAGCAGGTAGGGCCGCCCGCTCTCGTGCCGCCCGCCGAAGATCACCAGCCCCGACGTTCCCGGTCCGCCGGCGACGATCCGGTCGGGGAGGACCGGCGCGAGCGCACGGAGCAGGGCGTCGACGACGCGCTGAGACGTCTCGTGGTTGCCGCCGACGCGCGGCGCCTCCGGCCCGGGGTCGAGCAGCGACCCCTTGGGAATCCGCACATCGATCGGGCGGTAGCAGCCGGCGTTCGCAGGGATGTCGGGGCCAAGCAGCGCCCGGGCCGCGTAGAAGACGGCGGACGCGGTGACGAAGCGCGTGGCGTTCAGGGGGCCGCGGGCCTCCGGTGCCGTGCCCTCGAAATCGGCGCGGAACGTGTCCCCGTCCACGGACACGCGGACGGCGATCCGGAGCGGCCCGCTCTCTCCGTCGTCGTCCAGCCAGTCCTCCCCCGCGTACGTGCCCGTCGGCAGCTTCGCGATCTCCGCGCGCATCATCGTCTCCGATTCGTCGAGGAACCGCTCCATGCATGCGGCGACGACCTCGGCCCCGAAGCGCTCGAACACCTCCCGCAGGCGCGCGGCGGCCACGGCGTTCGCGGCGTACTGGGCGAGGATATCACCCCGCCGCTCCTCCCGGCCGCGGACGTTGCTCAGGACCATGTCAAGCATGGGCTCGTTCGGCTCGCCCCCCAGAAACAGCGGGACCGGCGGAATGCACAGACCCTCGGCGTAGCGGTCCCGCGCCGCGGTGACGTAGCTGCCCCGGCGGGCGCCGCCCACGTCGGGCCAGTGGGCGAGGCTGATCGCAAACGCTGCCGGCTGGCGGCCGAAGAACACCGGCGTGATCGCCTTGACGTCGGGAAGGTGGTTGCCGCCGACCTCCGGGTGATTCGTGAAGTAGACATCGCCCTCGCGCAGCGCCGACGCCGGGACCCGCCGCAGAAACTCCTCCACCGTGAAGGCCATCACGCCCAGGTGGATCGGAATGTCCTGGCCCTGCGCGATCAGCCGTCCCTGCGCGTCGGTCAGTGCGCAGGACAGATCCCCGGCTTCCTTCAGCACCGGCGAACGCGCGGACCGCATCAGGACGACGCGCATCTCCTCCGCGATCGAGAGGATCGCGTGGCGCACGACTTCCACGGTAACGGGGTCCATCGTCACGTTCCTTCGATCCAGAGCAGGTCCAGCGCGTCCCGCCGCACGGTCTGTCCGGGATAGACGACGACCGTCGACCACTCGTCCTCGACGATCGCCGGCCCCGGCACGGCGGACCCGACGTCGAGCTCGTGGCGTCCGCACACCACCGCCTCGGCCCACCCTGTCTGGTAGAAGAACGCGCGCCGGATCTTCGGCCCGCGGCGCGGCGCTGAGGACGCCGCAGGGAGGATCGCCTCGGGCGACGGCGCGACCGCGGCGACGCGCACGGTGACCGCTTCGACCGGCTCCTCGGTCGCGTACTCGTACTCCCTGCGGTGGGCCTGCGAGAACCGCCGCGCGATCGCCGCTTCGTCGAGCCCGGCGGCGACCGGCACCTCGATCTCGTAGTTCTGCCCGGAGTACCGGAGGTCCATCGAGCGCCGCAGGACCACGTCGCCCGGGGGGACGCCGTCGTCCGCGAAACGGGCCAGCAGCTCGGCTTCCAGGTCGCGCAGCGGGGCTTCCCAGACCTCCGGAGCGTCGCGCGCGAGCTGCGCGCGGACGGTCCGCGCCGCATCGTAGCGCAGGTCCGCGAGCAGGCAGCCGCAGGCGGAGAACACGCCGGAGTGTGGGGGAACGAGCACGCGCGGCATCCCGGCGAGGACCGCCAGCCGGCCGGCGTGGACCGGCCCCGCCCCGCCGTACGCGATGAGCGTGAGGCGCCGCGGGTCGAAGCCGCGCTGCAGCGAGACCAGCCGGATCGCGCGCAGCATCGCCGCGTTCGCGATTTCCACGATACCGGCAGCGGCCTCCGGCGCGGCGAGGCCGTAGCGCGCCCCGATCGATTCGATCGCCGCCGCCGCCCGGTTCGGATCGAGCCGGAGCCCCCCGATCTCCTCCTCGGGGTTGAGGTAGCCGAGCACCACGTACGCGTCCGTGACGGTCGGCTGTGCGCCGCCGTGGCCGTAGCAGGCCGGGCCGGGATCGGCCCCGGCGCTCTGGGGTCCTACTCGCAGGGCGCCCGCGCGATCGCGCCAGGCAATCGATCCGCCGCCGGCGCCGATGCTCTCGACGGCCAGCGACCGCAGGCGCACCGGCTGCCCCTGGACGCGGCGCTGCGAGACGGTCGCCACGCCGCCGTCGCGGATCAGGCACACGTCGGCGGACGTCCCCCCCATGTCGAGCGTAACCGCGTCCGTGACGCCGGCGTGCGCGCCGACCGCGCGCGCCGCCGCCACCCCACCCGCCGGGCCCGACATCAGCATCGCAAGCGGCGTTTGGCGCATCCGGTCGGGCGAGGCCATCCCGCCGCTCGACTGCATCACGTGGAGCGGCGCGCGCACGCCCGCCGCCGCGAGCCCGGCCACGAGGTCGTCGAGGTACCGGTCGACGAGCGGCATCAGCTGCGTGTTGACGCACGTCGTGTGCGTACGCTCGTACTCCCGGAACTCCGGGTTCACGTCGGAGGACAGGCACACATACGGAACGTGAGGAGCGAGCAGCGCCCCCAACCGGCGCTCGTGCGCCGGGTTTGCGTACGCGTGCAGCAGGCTGACGGCGACCGCCTCGACCCCCTCGCGCCTGAGCGCGTCCGCGACGCCCGCGATGTCCGCCTCGTCGAGTGGCGTGAGCACGCGCCCCTCGTGGTCGACGCGCTCGGTCACCTCGAACCGCAGCGCGCGGGGCACGGCCGGCGGCGTCCGGCCGGGCACGTCGAGCCGGTAGAGATGATCGCGCTGCTGCCGGGCGATCTCGAGCACGTCGCGAAAGCCCCGCGTGGTCACGAGCCCGACGCGCGCCCCGCGGCCCTCCACGAGAGCGTTCGTCACGACCGTCGTGCCGTACGTCAGGCGCGCGACGTCCGCGCCGGCGCGCAGCGCGTCCAACCCGTCGAGGAGCGCGCGCGACGGGTCGCGTGTCGTCGGCACCTTGCGCACCCGAGGCGGTCCCCCGTCGCGCAGGTGCGCGATCACGTCGGTAAACGTCCCGCCGACGTCAACGCCGACGTTCATCGTGGTTCGGCACGCCGCGGCGCGCCCGTCACGCGCCGTCGCCGCCAGCGTCCGCCGGCACGTATCCGCGCCGCTTGTCGACGACGTTCAGCAGCGGGTCGCCTCCGCGCCAGCGCGCGAAGTTCTCGCAAAACAGCTCCGCCAGTGCGTCCTGGGAACCGGCAAAGTCGCCCGACATGTGCGGCGAGACGATCACCCCCGACATGTCCCAGAACGGATGGTCCGTGGGAAGCGGTTCCTCCCTGAACACGTCCAGCGCCGCGCCGGCGATCCGCTTCGCGAGGAGAGCGGCGAGCAGCGCGTCCTCGTCGACGATCGGCCCGCGCCCCACGTTGATCAGGCGGGCGGTCGGCTTCATGCGCGCGAACGCCGCCTCGCCGAACAGACCCTTCGTCTCCGGGGTCAGCGGCACCGCGACGACGACGTAGTCCGCCTCGGGCAACACCGCCCCGAGATCGCGCGCGCCCACGATGCGCCCGAGATCGGGGTCCGACGCGCGGGCGGTCCGCGCCGCGCCGATCACGCGCATGCCGACGCAGCGCGCCAGCCGCCCGATCGCCCGCCCGATACCCCCCGCGCCGACGACGAGCGCCGTTTGCCCGCGCAGCATCTCGGTCTCGCGGAACTGCCAGGCGTGGCGCCGCTGCAGGCCGATCGTCGCGGCCGAGTCCTTCGCGAACATCAGCAGCAGGCCGAGCACGTACTCGCCCATCGCGTGATCGAACACGCCGCGTGAATTCGTGAGCGTCACGCCGCTCGACGCGAGCTCGGGGAACAGGACCGTGTCGACGCCGGCCGCGGCGACGTGGATCCACCGCAGGTGGCGTGCGTGCGCCCACGCGTCGCGCAGGATCGACGACTGGAAGTTCCACACCAGCGCGGCGTCCGCGCCGGCGAGCGCGTCCCGCAGCTCTTCCAGCGACGCCGCGTACCGAACCACCGCCGCCTCCTCCACCGGCTCGAGGCCGGGTGGCCGCTGCCCGCGCCGCACGAGCACGGCGACCACCGGGCGTTGCCCGGACGCCCGCCCAGTCATTGCGTGTGCGGGCCGGCCCGGCGCGGCATCAGGCCCGGCCCGCCGCCGCGACGGCACGCGATGGATGGGGAAGCGCAGCAAGAGCGCGCGAGCGCGGCGATGCCCCCGAAGGAGGGCGTGCGGCCGACCGGCGGCGGGCGTCTCATCGCCGGCGCCTCCGGCACCCGCTACCAGCGCGCAAGTCGCACCATGGCGTCGCGGATGCGATCGACGCTCGGGAGGTACGCCGTCTCCAGCGGAGGCGCGTACGGCACGGGCGTGTCGGGCGCGCCGACCCTGCAGATCGGGGCGTCGAGCGACGTGAAGAGGTGCTCGCCGATGTGCGCGGCGATCTCGGCCCCGAGCCCCCCGCGCAGCCGGTCCTCGTGCACGACCAGCGCGCGGCTGGTGCGGGCGACCGACTCCGCGATCGTGGCGAGGTCGAGCGGCAGGAGGGTGCGGAGATCGATCACCTCGGCCTCGATGCCGTCCCGCGCGGCGGCCTCGGCGGCCTCCAGGCAGCGGTGGACCATCATCCCGTACGTGATGACGCTGAGGTCGCGCCCGGGGCGCCGCACCGCGGCCGCGCCCAACGGGACGAACGCAAGACCGCCGTCTACCTCGGCGCGCTGCGAGCGGTACAGGGCTTTATGCTCGAGGTAAAGGACCGGGTTGGGGTCGGCGATCGCCGACAGCAGGAGCCCCTTCGCGTCCGCGGGCGTCGCGGGGAACACGATCTTCAACCCGGGCGTGTGAAAGAAGTACGCCTCCACCGACTGCGAGTGAAACGGTCCGCCGTGCGTGCCCGCGCCGCAGGGAGCGCGGATCACGAGCGGCACGCAGCCGCCGGCGCGGTACGCGGACGTCGCCGCGACGTTCACGATTTGGTTGAACGCGTTGGAGATGAAGTCGGCGAACTGCATCTCGGCTACCGGGCGGAGCCCAACGAGCGCCGCGCCGACCGCCGCGCCGACCACCGCGGCCTCGCTGATCGGCGTGTCGATGACGCGCCAGGCCCCGAACTCGTCCTGGAGCCCTTTTGTGAGCTTGAACGCCCCGCCGTACGCGCCCACGTCCTCGCCGAGCACGATCACAGAGGGGTCCGCGCGCATCGCCTGGCGCAGGCCGTCTGCGATCGCTTCCAGGTACGTCATCACGGCCACGGCTGGCCCTCGCAGTACACGCCTCGCTCGAGCTCGGAGGGATCCGGAGGCGGGCTGGCTTCAGCCCACGCCTGGGCCGCCTCGACGTCCGCGAGAGCCTCGGCCCGCATGGCCTCCGCCTGCTCCGCGGTCAGCACCCGCGTCTCCACCAGGTAGGCTTCGAACCGCGCGACGGGATCCCGCGGGCGCCACTCGTCCAGAAGCGCCCTCGGGACGTAGGATGCGTCGTCGGCTTCGGAGTGCCCACGGATCCGCATCGTCCGGCACTCCAGAAACGACGGCCCGTCTCCCCGCCGCGCCCGATCCACCGCGCGCCGGGCGCCGTCGTAGACCGCGAGGACGTCGTTCCCGTCGACGGAGCACGAGGCCATGCCGTAACCCGCCATGCGCTCGGCGATCGGCCCGGCGACCTCCCGGTCCACCGGCGTAGAGAGGGCGAATTGGTTGTTCCAGCACACGAGCACGAGCGGCAACTTGAGCACCGCCGCGAGATTCGCCCCCTCGTGAAACTCCCCGGT is a genomic window of bacterium containing:
- a CDS encoding alpha-ketoacid dehydrogenase subunit beta, whose protein sequence is MTYLEAIADGLRQAMRADPSVIVLGEDVGAYGGAFKLTKGLQDEFGAWRVIDTPISEAAVVGAAVGAALVGLRPVAEMQFADFISNAFNQIVNVAATSAYRAGGCVPLVIRAPCGAGTHGGPFHSQSVEAYFFHTPGLKIVFPATPADAKGLLLSAIADPNPVLYLEHKALYRSQRAEVDGGLAFVPLGAAAVRRPGRDLSVITYGMMVHRCLEAAEAAARDGIEAEVIDLRTLLPLDLATIAESVARTSRALVVHEDRLRGGLGAEIAAHIGEHLFTSLDAPICRVGAPDTPVPYAPPLETAYLPSVDRIRDAMVRLARW
- a CDS encoding thiamine pyrophosphate-dependent dehydrogenase E1 component subunit alpha; the encoded protein is MTDRREPAAVPPAAVPAGLTSDDLRALYRWMLRQRLAEERIVKLYQQGAVIGACFTGYGHEAIAVGAAYALGPLDVAATLHRDLGARLVLGMPLGLYFANFLGRVGSPTRGREGNLHIGGLGPRILLHIDHIGASIPVAAGAALGFRVRGEARVAMASFGEGTLATGEFHEGANLAAVLKLPLVLVCWNNQFALSTPVDREVAGPIAERMAGYGMASCSVDGNDVLAVYDGARRAVDRARRGDGPSFLECRTMRIRGHSEADDASYVPRALLDEWRPRDPVARFEAYLVETRVLTAEQAEAMRAEALADVEAAQAWAEASPPPDPSELERGVYCEGQPWP